A stretch of the Candidatus Omnitrophota bacterium genome encodes the following:
- a CDS encoding response regulator — protein sequence MRENNEKGVILVADDEVDLTKTLKGFFSALGYDMLTAFDGTEAAKVIDSIHNIDLILLDINMPGIDGVTILKKVRKEHPKTKVIVITAYDKESKDAVEKIGVNGFLVKPIDISKLLDRIKYVLRESDKDTRFYSTNEKDPEITQTPKAKVLFLEPNPMAFALMCVYFAGQALTPEDKEQGVIEGSYEIKVVYGDREGLNLLYDYQPDIVVMNESLFSIEDTKELAGLMMRSSHKPKALILHGFLPKSDFELIELKKMNVEFCNQTAIDDKGFKLLNKALANFVAKECIKHGLVKK from the coding sequence ATGAGAGAAAATAATGAAAAAGGCGTGATACTGGTAGCGGATGACGAAGTCGATCTAACCAAGACCCTGAAAGGATTTTTCTCGGCTTTAGGGTATGATATGCTTACCGCTTTCGACGGCACCGAAGCCGCAAAAGTCATAGACTCTATTCACAATATCGACTTGATACTACTCGATATAAATATGCCCGGCATAGACGGTGTTACCATCCTAAAGAAGGTCAGAAAAGAACACCCTAAGACCAAGGTAATCGTAATAACCGCATATGATAAAGAGTCAAAAGATGCCGTTGAAAAGATTGGTGTTAACGGCTTTCTTGTTAAGCCCATAGATATATCAAAACTTCTCGATAGGATCAAATATGTTTTACGAGAATCCGACAAAGATACAAGATTTTATTCCACAAACGAAAAAGACCCGGAAATTACCCAAACTCCGAAAGCTAAGGTCCTATTCCTTGAGCCAAATCCTATGGCGTTCGCGCTTATGTGTGTATATTTTGCAGGACAGGCGCTTACGCCTGAAGACAAAGAGCAGGGTGTGATAGAAGGTAGCTACGAGATAAAGGTCGTATATGGCGATAGGGAAGGGCTTAATCTTTTGTATGACTATCAACCCGATATAGTGGTTATGAATGAAAGCCTTTTCAGTATCGAAGATACGAAAGAGCTCGCCGGGCTGATGATGAGATCGAGCCATAAACCGAAAGCGCTTATATTGCATGGATTCTTACCCAAAAGCGATTTCGAGTTAATTGAGCTTAAAAAGATGAATGTAGAGTTTTGCAATCAAACCGCCATAGACGATAAAGGATTCAAGCTTTTAAACAAGGCTCTCGCGAATTTTGTAGCTAAAGAATGCATAAAGCATGGGTTGGTGAAGAAGTAA